A window of the Lactuca sativa cultivar Salinas chromosome 5, Lsat_Salinas_v11, whole genome shotgun sequence genome harbors these coding sequences:
- the LOC111910307 gene encoding serine/threonine protein phosphatase 2A 55 kDa regulatory subunit B beta isoform-like, giving the protein MNGGDGGDVAAAPAGPPPPLDWKFSQVFGERTAGEEVQEVDIISAIEFDKSGDHLATGDRGGRVVLFERTDTKEHGASRKELEKTDYSISKHPEFRYKTEFQSHEPEFDYLKSLEIEEKINKIRWCQTANGALFLLSTNDKTIKFWKVQEKKVKKIANMNMDFSKAVGKTNAATSSTYIVNGGSKDKSSIDFKFPPGGIPSLRLPVVTSNETSLSARCRRVYAHAHDYHINSISNNSDGETFVSADDLRINLWNLEISNQSFNIVDVKPTNMEDLTEVITCAEFHPTHCSTLAYSSSKGSIRLIDLRQSALCDKHSKLFEEHEAPGSRSFFTEIIASISDIKFGRGGRYILSRDYMTLKLWDINMDSGPVSTFQVHEHLRPKLCDLYENDSIFDKFECCLSGDSQRVATGSYSNLFRVFGCGPGSTEATTLEASKNPMRRQVQTPSRPARSSLSSITRAVRRGAESPGVDANGNSLDFTTKLLHLAWHPTENSIACAAANSLYMYYA; this is encoded by the exons ATGAACGGTGGTGATGGAGGAGATGTCGCGGCAGCTCCGGCGGGTCCACCACCGCCGCTTGACTGGAAATTCTCACAGGTGTTTGGTGAACGCACCGCCGGTGAAGAAGTTCAAGAAG TTGATATCATCTCAGCAATTGAGTTTGATAAAAGTGGTGATCACCTTGCGACTGGTGATCGTGGGGGGAGAGTGGTATTATTTGAGAGAACAGATACAAAGGAG CATGGTGCAAGTAGAAAGGAATTAGAGAAGACTGATTACTCAATAAGTAAACATCCTGAGTTTCGCTACAAAACTGAGTTCCAAAGCCATGAACCTGAG TTTGATTATTTAAAGAGTTTGGAGATTGAGgagaaaatcaacaaaattagatGGTGTCAAACTGCCAATGGTGCCCTCTTTCTTCTGTCTACTAATGATAAAACCATCAAATTCTGGAAG GTCCAAGAAAAGAAAGTGAAGAAAATTGCAAACATGAACATGGACTTTTCCAAAGCTGTTGGAAAGACCAATGCTGCTACTTCAAGTACATATATTGTAAACGGGGGATCCAAAGACAAATCTTCCATTGACTTCAAATTTCCTCCAGGTGGCATCCCATCACTGCGTCTACCTGTG GTAACTAGTAACGAAACCAGCCTTTCTGCCAGATGTAGAAGAGTCTATGCTCATGCTCATGACTACCATATCAACTCAATCTCAAATAACAG TGATGGGGAAACATTTGTCTCAGCTGATGATCTTCGAATTAACCTTTGGAATTTGGAAATTAGCAATCAAAGTTTCAACATTGTTGATGTCAAGCCTACAAACATGGAAGATCTTACTG AGGTGATTACATGTGCTGAATTTCATCCTACTCATTGTAGCACACTTGCATATAGTAGCTCAAAAGGATCTATTCGCCTCATTGATTTGCGTCAGTCTGCATTATGTGATAAACATTCTAaact aTTCGAGGAACATGAAGCACCGGGTTCTAGATCATTCTTCACTGAAATAATAGCTTCTATTTCCGATATAAAGTTTGGAAGGGGTGGGAGATATATACTTAGTCGTGATTACATGACTCTTAag CTATGGGACATCAACATGGACTCTGGTCCAGTTTCAACGTTCCAGGTGCACGAACATTTACGACCAAAG CTATGTGATTTATATGAAAACGATTCAATTTTTGATAAATTTGAGTGTTGTTTGAGTGGCGACAGCCAGCGAGTGGCAACTGGTTCTTACAG CAATTTATTCCGTGTGTTTGGGTGTGGGCCCGGAAGTACTGAAGCAACTACCCTCGAAGCTAGCAAAAACCCAATGAG GAGACAAGTACAGACCCCTTCAAGGCCTGCCAGATCTTCTCTAAGCAGCATAACACGTGCAGTCAGAAGAG GAGCAGAGAGCCCAGGGGTGGATGCAAATGGGAACTCATTGGACTTCACAACAAAGCTGCTCCACCTGGCATGGCACCCAACAGAAAACTCAATCGCGTGTGCTGCTGCAAACAGCTTGTACATGTACTACGCATGA